A region of Bradyrhizobium sp. SZCCHNS1050 DNA encodes the following proteins:
- a CDS encoding Spy/CpxP family protein refolding chaperone: MRRFTIAAVAVLAIAGSTAVYAQRGWFHDHMHHARMNPEDRAAMLDARIASVHAGLKLTAEQEKLWPPVESAVRDLVKLRFDRANARMKAADEAQDKDVDPVARLRERADTMAVTADAMKKVADAADPLYKTLDDGQKRRLSMLTRPMGRMMGPDGLRHHRWMERGEGGMEDGPRFGEHRFGPGPMGHMGWSEEERESGRL, from the coding sequence ATGAGAAGGTTCACCATCGCCGCAGTCGCCGTGCTCGCCATCGCCGGCTCGACCGCGGTCTACGCCCAGCGCGGCTGGTTTCATGATCACATGCATCATGCGCGCATGAATCCGGAAGATCGCGCCGCCATGCTCGATGCGCGCATCGCTTCCGTCCATGCCGGCCTGAAGCTGACGGCGGAGCAGGAGAAATTGTGGCCGCCGGTCGAGAGCGCGGTGCGCGATCTCGTCAAGCTGCGGTTCGATCGTGCCAACGCGCGGATGAAGGCAGCCGACGAGGCGCAGGACAAGGATGTCGATCCGGTGGCGCGGCTGCGCGAGCGTGCCGACACCATGGCGGTCACGGCGGATGCGATGAAGAAGGTCGCCGACGCCGCCGACCCGCTCTACAAGACGCTCGACGATGGCCAGAAGCGCCGGCTGTCGATGCTGACCCGGCCGATGGGGCGCATGATGGGACCGGACGGTCTGCGCCATCACCGCTGGATGGAGCGCGGCGAGGGCGGCATGGAGGACGGTCCGCGCTTCGGCGAGCATCGCTTCGGCCCGGGACCGATGGGCCACATGGGCTGGTCCGAGGAGGAACGCGAGTCCGGGCGGCTTTGA
- a CDS encoding TRAP transporter large permease subunit produces the protein MSSLLIFSLLIFLMLTGMPISIALGLTVLSFVFFMTNVPTESVALKLFTGIDNFEIMAIPFFILAGNFLTHGGVARRMINFATSMVGHWYGGLGLAGVMACALFAAVSGSSPATVIAIGSIMLPAMVKQGFPKRFGAGVITTSGALGILIPPSIVMVVYAVATGGSIALDPAGHRVSSASVGQLFIAGVIPGLMLASLLGFTTFYRAWKNDYPRMPRASWAERFTAFRKCVWGLLLIVIVLGGIYTGKFTPTEAAAVSAVYAFVIAVFVYRDMSLKDVPKVLLGSANMSAMILYIITNAVLFSFLMANENIPQQIANWMAAAGVNWIVFLLVVNILLLLAGNVMEATSIVLIMAPILFPVAVKLGIHPVHLGILMVVNMEVGMCHPPVGLNLYVASGIAKMGITELTIAVMPWLLTMLGFLALVTYVPEISLWLPRMLGML, from the coding sequence ATGAGCAGCCTCCTCATCTTCAGCCTGCTCATCTTCCTGATGCTGACGGGCATGCCGATCTCGATCGCGCTCGGCCTCACCGTGCTGTCGTTCGTGTTCTTCATGACGAACGTGCCGACCGAATCGGTCGCGCTGAAATTGTTCACGGGCATCGACAATTTCGAGATCATGGCGATCCCGTTCTTCATCCTGGCCGGCAACTTCCTGACGCATGGCGGCGTCGCCCGAAGGATGATCAACTTCGCGACCTCGATGGTCGGACACTGGTATGGCGGCCTGGGCCTCGCCGGCGTCATGGCCTGCGCGCTGTTCGCGGCCGTCTCCGGCTCGTCGCCGGCCACGGTGATCGCGATCGGCTCGATCATGCTGCCTGCAATGGTGAAACAGGGCTTTCCCAAGCGCTTTGGCGCCGGCGTCATCACGACGTCAGGCGCGCTCGGCATCCTGATCCCGCCCTCGATCGTGATGGTGGTCTATGCGGTCGCGACCGGCGGCAGCATCGCGCTCGATCCGGCCGGTCATCGCGTCTCCTCGGCCTCCGTCGGTCAGCTGTTCATCGCCGGGGTTATCCCCGGGCTGATGCTGGCGAGCCTGCTCGGCTTCACGACGTTCTACCGGGCCTGGAAGAACGACTATCCACGGATGCCGCGGGCGAGCTGGGCCGAGCGCTTCACGGCCTTCCGCAAATGCGTCTGGGGCCTGCTGCTGATCGTGATCGTGCTCGGCGGCATCTACACCGGCAAGTTCACGCCGACCGAGGCCGCGGCCGTCAGCGCCGTCTATGCCTTCGTCATCGCGGTGTTCGTCTATCGCGACATGTCGCTGAAGGACGTGCCGAAGGTGCTGCTCGGCTCGGCCAACATGAGCGCGATGATCCTCTACATCATCACCAATGCCGTGCTGTTCTCGTTCCTGATGGCCAATGAGAACATCCCGCAGCAGATCGCCAACTGGATGGCGGCGGCTGGCGTCAACTGGATCGTGTTCCTCTTGGTCGTCAACATCCTCCTGCTGCTCGCCGGCAACGTGATGGAGGCGACCTCGATCGTCTTGATCATGGCGCCGATCCTGTTCCCGGTCGCGGTCAAGCTCGGCATCCATCCGGTGCATCTGGGCATCCTGATGGTGGTCAACATGGAGGTCGGCATGTGCCACCCGCCCGTCGGGCTCAACCTCTACGTGGCCTCCGGCATCGCCAAGATGGGCATCACCGAACTGACCATCGCCGTCATGCCCTGGCTGCTGACGATGCTCGGTTTCCTCGCGCTCGTCACCTACGTGCCGGAAATCTCGCTGTGGTTGCCGCGCATGCTGGGGATGCTTTGA
- a CDS encoding TRAP transporter small permease: MGFLLRILDRLEEILIAFLIAAATSIIFVAVLHRYLVGVPFLYPILFPIDLSWAQELCIYMFVWMAKFGAAYGVRTGIHVGVDVVVNMMRPSLRKVTILFGLLCGALFTSIIGTMGAKFVYGLSQTDQVTPDMELPSWLVYLCIPLGSYLMCFRFLQVAWHYLRHDELPHHDHAAVEGIETTGVEAAR; encoded by the coding sequence TTGGGCTTTCTGTTGCGCATCCTCGATCGGCTCGAGGAGATCCTGATCGCATTCCTGATCGCGGCGGCGACCTCGATCATCTTCGTGGCCGTGCTGCACCGCTATCTGGTCGGCGTGCCCTTCCTCTATCCCATCCTGTTTCCGATCGACCTGTCCTGGGCACAGGAGCTCTGCATCTACATGTTCGTGTGGATGGCCAAGTTCGGCGCCGCCTACGGCGTGCGCACGGGCATCCATGTCGGCGTCGACGTCGTCGTCAACATGATGCGGCCATCGCTGCGCAAGGTGACCATCCTGTTCGGCCTGCTGTGCGGAGCGCTGTTCACCTCCATCATCGGCACGATGGGCGCCAAGTTCGTCTACGGCCTGTCGCAGACCGACCAGGTGACGCCCGACATGGAGCTGCCGAGCTGGCTGGTCTATCTCTGCATCCCGCTCGGCTCCTATCTGATGTGCTTCCGCTTCCTGCAGGTCGCCTGGCACTATCTCCGCCACGACGAGCTGCCGCACCATGATCATGCGGCCGTCGAGGGCATCGAGACGACGGGCGTGGAGGCCGCGCGATGA
- a CDS encoding TRAP transporter substrate-binding protein: MHFKFRHVIATAASLAVLALAGPALAADNPIVIKFSHVVASNTPKGLAADKFKELAEKYTDGKVKVEVYPNSQLYKDKEELEALQLGAVQMLAPSNSKFGPIGIKEFEVFDLPYILPDLATLRKVTDGPLGTRLLKLLEPKGMIGLAYWDNGFKQMSANKKLVDPADYKGLKFRIQSSKVLDAQFRTLGAIPQVMAFSEVYQALQTGVVDGQENTPSNIYTQKMHEVQKYITLTNHGYIGYVVVVNKKFWDGLPPDIRAACEKAMKEATAYGNNQSAKENDDALEEIRKSGKTELVKLTPAQDEAMRKAMMPVYKDVAGRVGQPLIDEFLKETRGSTN, translated from the coding sequence TTGCACTTCAAGTTTCGCCATGTGATCGCCACCGCCGCCTCGCTCGCGGTGCTCGCTCTGGCCGGTCCGGCCCTCGCCGCCGACAATCCGATCGTGATCAAGTTCAGCCACGTGGTGGCCTCGAACACCCCGAAGGGCCTCGCCGCCGACAAGTTCAAGGAGCTGGCCGAGAAATACACCGACGGCAAGGTCAAGGTCGAAGTCTATCCGAACTCGCAGCTCTACAAGGACAAGGAAGAGCTCGAGGCGCTGCAGCTCGGCGCGGTGCAGATGCTGGCGCCTTCGAACTCCAAGTTCGGCCCGATCGGCATCAAGGAATTCGAGGTGTTCGATCTGCCCTACATCCTGCCCGACCTCGCCACCCTGCGGAAGGTGACCGACGGCCCGCTCGGCACCAGGCTGCTGAAGCTGCTCGAGCCCAAGGGAATGATCGGGCTCGCCTACTGGGACAACGGCTTCAAGCAGATGAGCGCCAACAAGAAGCTCGTCGATCCCGCCGACTACAAGGGTCTGAAGTTCCGCATCCAGTCCTCGAAGGTGCTGGACGCGCAATTCCGCACCCTCGGCGCCATCCCGCAGGTGATGGCCTTCTCCGAAGTCTACCAGGCGCTGCAGACCGGCGTCGTCGACGGCCAGGAGAACACGCCCTCGAACATCTATACCCAGAAGATGCACGAGGTGCAGAAGTACATCACGCTGACCAATCACGGCTACATCGGCTACGTCGTGGTCGTGAACAAGAAGTTCTGGGACGGCCTGCCGCCGGATATCCGCGCCGCCTGCGAGAAGGCGATGAAGGAAGCGACCGCCTACGGCAACAACCAGTCGGCGAAGGAGAACGACGACGCGCTCGAGGAGATCCGCAAGTCCGGCAAGACCGAGCTGGTCAAGCTGACGCCGGCCCAGGACGAGGCGATGCGCAAGGCGATGATGCCGGTGTACAAGGACGTCGCGGGGCGCGTCGGCCAGCCGCTGATCGACGAGTTCCTGAAGGAGACGCGCGGCTCGACCAACTGA
- a CDS encoding 2-isopropylmalate synthase: MSNPVQSDKDRVVIFDTTLRDGEQCPGATMTFEEKLNIAAMLDGMGVDIIEAGFPIASDGDFEAVNEIAKRTQNAVVCGLSRAGAKDIDRCAEAIRPARRGRIHTFLSTSPVHMKYKLQMDPQQVYELVISSVTRARNHTDDVEWSSEDGTRTEFDFLCRCVEAAIRAGATTINIPDTVGYAVPEEYYDLFKRVRESVPNSDKAVFSVHCHNDLGMAVANSMAGVRAGARQIECTINGIGERAGNAALEEVVMAMRVRNDKLPYWNKIDTTQLTHASKVVSAATSFPVQYNKAIVGRNAFAHESGIHQDGMLKNAQTYEIMLPETVGVKQTSLVMGKHSGRHAFIHKLEEMGHKLAGNQVEDAFVRFKALADRKKHIYDEDIEALIDEGMVSAHDRIKLLSLSVIAGTRGPQRATMKLDVDGVTKIEESEGNGPVDAVFNCIKSLVPHEAKLELYQVHAVTEGTDAQAEVSVRLSQDGRSMTARAADPDTLVASAKAYLGALNKLVMKRQRDVAQGAGASAAAAS, from the coding sequence ATGTCCAATCCCGTTCAGTCCGACAAGGACCGCGTCGTCATTTTCGACACCACTTTGCGCGATGGCGAGCAGTGCCCCGGCGCCACCATGACGTTCGAGGAGAAGCTCAACATCGCCGCCATGCTGGACGGCATGGGCGTCGACATCATCGAGGCCGGCTTCCCGATCGCCTCCGACGGTGACTTCGAGGCCGTCAACGAGATCGCCAAGCGCACCCAGAACGCCGTGGTCTGCGGCCTGTCGCGCGCCGGCGCCAAGGACATCGACCGTTGCGCCGAGGCGATCCGCCCGGCCAGGCGCGGCCGCATCCACACCTTCCTGTCCACCTCGCCGGTGCACATGAAGTACAAGCTGCAGATGGACCCGCAGCAGGTCTACGAACTGGTGATCTCCTCGGTGACCCGCGCGCGCAACCACACCGACGACGTCGAATGGTCGTCCGAGGACGGCACCCGTACCGAGTTCGACTTCCTGTGCCGCTGCGTCGAGGCCGCGATCAGGGCCGGCGCGACCACCATCAACATTCCGGATACCGTCGGCTATGCCGTGCCGGAGGAGTATTACGACCTGTTCAAGCGCGTGCGCGAGAGCGTGCCGAACTCCGACAAGGCGGTATTCTCGGTCCATTGCCACAACGACCTGGGCATGGCGGTCGCCAACTCGATGGCCGGCGTGCGCGCCGGCGCCCGCCAGATCGAATGCACCATCAACGGCATCGGCGAGCGCGCCGGCAATGCGGCCCTGGAAGAGGTCGTGATGGCGATGCGCGTGCGCAACGACAAGCTGCCGTACTGGAACAAGATCGACACCACGCAGCTCACCCACGCCTCCAAGGTGGTCTCGGCCGCGACCTCGTTCCCGGTGCAGTACAACAAGGCCATCGTCGGCCGCAATGCGTTCGCGCATGAGAGCGGCATCCATCAGGACGGCATGCTGAAGAACGCGCAGACCTACGAGATCATGCTGCCGGAGACGGTCGGCGTGAAGCAGACCTCGCTGGTGATGGGCAAGCATTCCGGCCGCCATGCCTTCATCCACAAGCTGGAGGAGATGGGCCACAAGCTGGCGGGCAACCAGGTCGAGGACGCCTTCGTCCGCTTCAAGGCTTTGGCCGACCGCAAGAAGCACATCTATGACGAGGACATCGAGGCGCTGATCGACGAGGGCATGGTGAGCGCCCATGACCGCATCAAGCTGCTGTCGCTGTCGGTGATTGCCGGCACCCGCGGCCCGCAGCGCGCCACCATGAAGCTCGACGTCGACGGCGTGACCAAGATCGAGGAGAGCGAGGGCAACGGGCCGGTCGATGCCGTCTTCAACTGCATCAAGTCGCTGGTGCCGCACGAGGCCAAGCTGGAATTGTACCAGGTCCATGCCGTGACCGAGGGCACCGATGCGCAGGCCGAGGTCTCGGTGCGGCTGTCGCAGGACGGCCGCTCGATGACCGCGCGCGCGGCGGATCCGGATACGCTGGTGGCCTCGGCCAAGGCCTATCTGGGGGCGCTCAACAAGCTGGTCATGAAGCGCCAGCGCGACGTGGCGCAGGGCGCGGGCGCCTCGGCTGCGGCTGCGAGCTGA
- a CDS encoding alpha/beta hydrolase yields MTNRIFVHGVPDTPAIWGPLIAALGETVAVPALPGFDGDAPPGFACTKDAYADWLVALLEAQHAAVGPLDLVGHDWGALLVLRAASLRPGLVRSWAVAGGALDPDYRGHRIARIWNTPVLGEIFMAVSSQAAMARMFRQSGLPSELAAREATAWQAPMRRAILALYRSADGLCFKGDWIARLEQLPRRGLVISGTQDPFVPLDTLSRFAQAHGARLHVEPDAGHWSIVERPQSIAAALRAYWAE; encoded by the coding sequence ATGACAAACCGCATCTTCGTCCACGGCGTGCCGGACACGCCCGCAATCTGGGGCCCGCTGATCGCGGCGCTCGGCGAGACCGTGGCAGTGCCTGCCCTGCCCGGCTTCGACGGCGATGCACCTCCGGGCTTCGCCTGCACCAAGGACGCCTACGCCGACTGGCTGGTCGCGCTGCTGGAAGCGCAGCATGCGGCGGTCGGGCCGCTCGACCTGGTCGGGCATGATTGGGGCGCGCTGCTGGTGCTGCGCGCGGCATCGCTGCGGCCGGGGCTGGTGCGCTCCTGGGCGGTCGCTGGCGGCGCACTCGATCCGGACTATCGGGGACATCGCATCGCGCGGATCTGGAATACGCCCGTGCTCGGCGAGATCTTCATGGCGGTGTCGTCGCAAGCTGCCATGGCACGGATGTTCCGGCAGAGCGGATTGCCATCGGAGCTGGCGGCGCGCGAAGCCACGGCATGGCAGGCTCCGATGCGCCGGGCGATCCTCGCGCTGTATCGCTCCGCCGACGGGCTGTGCTTCAAGGGCGACTGGATCGCGCGGCTCGAACAGCTGCCGCGGCGTGGACTGGTGATCTCGGGCACACAGGATCCGTTCGTGCCGCTCGACACGCTCAGCCGGTTCGCGCAAGCGCACGGCGCGCGGCTTCATGTCGAGCCGGACGCCGGCCACTGGAGCATCGTCGAGCGGCCGCAGAGCATCGCGGCCGCGCTGCGGGCGTATTGGGCGGAATGA
- a CDS encoding serine hydrolase, translating into MARLKTGLWLFSALLVARLFSSAAFAEDLSLARFPQSDWATATPEDEGMDSAALAKLVASGKAMRFDSLLIARHGRVVLDASYAPYNADEPHIINSATKAVVSTLIAMLLKDGVLDSLDHPVLDFFKDRKIDNVDARKQALTVQHLLNMTSGFDWDEGYSGGAETSLYEMGRSPDWVQYILDRPMAQAPGETFYYNSGNSHLLSAIVTKLTGKSAEDFAQERLFGPLGITEHPWFKDSMGISAGGFGLALKPRDMAKIGYLYLRRGRWGEQQLLPPDWIEAVNHATVSMNAKFDPGLSYADQFWALPDKHVFMAVGYHCQVIMVLPDRDIVAVMTAREFCPFRKLANTISATVTSDSPLPAAPEAAAALAADVREVATETRGPVGAVPEMAASISGKTYSFPPGPLGINTIKLDLTGPEPQVTWDIPSRDRAGGTVHLQSPIGLDGLYRKTAPPHPWQPFTYRAMKGSWIDATTFVIDAQFIGQGEERNWRLSFDGDKVTFRTKGRYGKDVVVEGHAAP; encoded by the coding sequence ATGGCGCGTCTCAAGACCGGACTTTGGTTGTTCTCAGCGCTGCTGGTGGCCCGGCTCTTCTCCAGCGCAGCCTTCGCCGAGGACTTGAGCCTCGCCCGCTTTCCTCAATCCGACTGGGCGACCGCCACGCCTGAGGACGAAGGGATGGATTCGGCGGCCCTCGCAAAACTCGTCGCTTCCGGTAAGGCGATGAGGTTCGACAGCCTGCTGATCGCGCGCCACGGCCGGGTCGTGCTCGATGCGTCCTATGCACCGTACAACGCCGACGAGCCGCACATCATCAATTCCGCGACCAAAGCCGTGGTCTCGACGCTGATTGCGATGCTGCTCAAGGACGGCGTGCTCGACAGTCTCGATCATCCGGTGCTCGACTTCTTCAAGGATCGCAAGATCGACAATGTCGACGCGCGCAAGCAGGCGCTCACGGTGCAGCACCTGCTCAACATGACCTCCGGGTTCGACTGGGACGAGGGTTATAGCGGCGGCGCCGAGACATCCCTCTACGAGATGGGCCGGAGCCCGGATTGGGTGCAGTACATCCTTGACCGGCCGATGGCGCAAGCGCCCGGCGAGACGTTCTACTACAACAGCGGCAACTCCCATCTGCTCTCCGCGATCGTCACGAAGCTCACCGGCAAGAGCGCGGAGGATTTCGCCCAGGAGAGGCTGTTTGGGCCGCTCGGCATCACCGAGCACCCCTGGTTCAAGGATTCCATGGGAATTTCCGCCGGCGGTTTCGGGCTGGCGCTGAAGCCGCGCGACATGGCGAAGATCGGCTACCTCTATCTGCGGCGCGGCCGCTGGGGCGAGCAGCAATTGCTGCCGCCGGACTGGATCGAAGCCGTCAACCACGCCACCGTCAGCATGAATGCGAAGTTCGATCCGGGGCTCTCCTACGCCGATCAGTTCTGGGCCCTGCCGGACAAACACGTATTCATGGCGGTCGGCTACCACTGCCAGGTCATCATGGTACTGCCCGACCGCGACATCGTGGCGGTGATGACCGCGCGCGAGTTCTGTCCATTCCGCAAGCTCGCCAACACCATTTCGGCGACTGTGACATCTGACAGCCCCCTGCCTGCGGCGCCGGAAGCGGCAGCCGCGCTCGCCGCTGATGTCCGCGAGGTCGCGACGGAAACCCGAGGCCCGGTCGGAGCCGTGCCGGAGATGGCGGCTTCCATCTCGGGCAAGACCTACAGCTTCCCGCCCGGCCCGCTCGGCATCAACACGATCAAGCTGGACCTCACGGGACCGGAACCGCAGGTCACCTGGGACATCCCCTCGCGGGACCGCGCCGGAGGCACGGTGCATCTGCAGAGCCCGATCGGCCTCGATGGCCTCTATCGCAAGACCGCGCCGCCCCATCCCTGGCAGCCCTTCACCTACCGGGCCATGAAGGGCAGCTGGATCGACGCCACGACCTTCGTGATCGACGCCCAGTTCATTGGCCAGGGCGAGGAGCGCAATTGGCGGCTCAGCTTCGACGGCGACAAGGTGACGTTCCGAACGAAGGGCCGCTACGGCAAGGACGTCGTGGTCGAGGGTCATGCGGCGCCATGA
- a CDS encoding HAMP domain-containing sensor histidine kinase codes for MLGLLERLGLRFEDTVEERRFVDHYVRGSTGWTQIAMLLGALTFAGYTLWDWVLYPEIVPTTFAIRGGTAALVLLPLTALLSTPARRWAEPIHLVYCVIPGCVLPTIYWVLPSGFTYSAAGMIIVILFVSTMLPLRTGSYAIFCATSWSALAVAESLATEPLPPGLRFIDHSLVGNACLLSLYAVGAREYQARKQFRTAEALQREKERSEASLRDLHATQAHLVQAEKLASLGQLVAGVGHEVSTPLGLALTTSTAMEDDVEAIARMLGGGPVRRSDLARGVARLQQGLHLTTQSLHRASEMVHSFKQVAVDQANEALQTFELQSWMTDHVTKLRPLLMRQGLTVVLSCPEGIVLTSYPGALGQVISILAFNAATHAYPGDISGVFTVEVAQPGDDSVRIVCADQGVGMRDQVRGRVFDPFFTTRREKGNAGLGLHIAFNLVASTLGGRIELDSQPQQGTRITLDIPLIGPGKPAELELAAAQ; via the coding sequence ATGTTGGGATTGCTGGAGCGTCTGGGTCTCCGTTTCGAGGATACCGTCGAGGAGCGGCGTTTCGTCGACCATTACGTCCGCGGCAGCACCGGCTGGACGCAGATCGCGATGCTGCTCGGCGCCCTCACCTTTGCCGGCTACACGCTGTGGGACTGGGTGCTCTATCCCGAGATCGTGCCGACCACGTTCGCGATCCGCGGCGGGACCGCCGCGCTGGTGCTGCTGCCGCTGACGGCTTTGCTGTCGACGCCGGCGCGCCGATGGGCCGAGCCGATTCACCTGGTCTATTGCGTGATCCCCGGTTGCGTGCTGCCGACGATCTACTGGGTGCTGCCGTCGGGCTTCACTTACTCCGCGGCCGGCATGATCATCGTCATCCTGTTCGTCTCCACCATGCTGCCGTTGCGCACCGGCTCCTACGCGATCTTCTGTGCAACGAGCTGGAGCGCGCTGGCGGTGGCCGAGAGTCTTGCGACCGAGCCGCTGCCGCCCGGCCTGCGCTTCATCGATCATTCGCTGGTCGGCAATGCCTGCCTGCTCTCGCTCTATGCCGTCGGCGCGCGCGAGTACCAGGCGCGCAAGCAGTTCCGCACCGCGGAGGCGCTGCAGCGGGAGAAGGAGCGCTCCGAGGCCTCGCTGCGCGATCTGCATGCCACGCAGGCCCATCTGGTGCAGGCGGAGAAGCTGGCCTCGCTCGGCCAGCTCGTCGCCGGTGTCGGCCACGAGGTCAGCACGCCGCTCGGGCTGGCGCTGACCACGTCGACGGCGATGGAAGACGACGTCGAGGCGATCGCGCGCATGCTTGGCGGCGGCCCGGTGCGGCGCTCGGATCTGGCGAGGGGCGTCGCTCGGCTGCAGCAGGGCCTGCATTTGACGACGCAGAGCCTGCACCGCGCCTCCGAGATGGTACACAGCTTCAAGCAGGTCGCCGTCGACCAGGCCAACGAGGCGCTGCAGACCTTCGAGCTGCAGAGCTGGATGACCGATCACGTCACCAAGCTCCGCCCGCTGTTGATGCGCCAGGGCCTGACGGTCGTGCTCTCTTGCCCGGAGGGCATCGTGCTCACCAGCTATCCCGGTGCACTCGGACAGGTCATCAGCATCCTCGCCTTCAATGCGGCGACGCATGCCTATCCCGGCGACATCAGCGGCGTCTTCACCGTGGAGGTCGCACAGCCCGGCGACGATTCGGTGCGCATCGTCTGCGCCGATCAGGGCGTCGGCATGCGCGACCAGGTTCGCGGGCGGGTGTTCGACCCGTTCTTCACCACGCGCCGCGAGAAGGGCAATGCCGGCCTCGGCCTGCACATCGCCTTCAACCTCGTGGCATCCACACTCGGCGGCCGCATCGAGCTCGACAGCCAGCCGCAGCAGGGCACGCGCATCACGCTGGACATTCCGCTGATCGGACCAGGCAAGCCGGCCGAGCTGGAACTCGCCGCCGCACAATAA